In one Culex quinquefasciatus strain JHB chromosome 2, VPISU_Cqui_1.0_pri_paternal, whole genome shotgun sequence genomic region, the following are encoded:
- the LOC119766061 gene encoding uncharacterized protein LOC119766061: MGEIEKHPHRPTDEVLETVMLEAEAIVNSRPLTYIPLDNEGTDALTPNHFLLYGNQGIVQPRSATRLEGATLRDSWKLTQYLVDQFWKRWVREYLPTLTRRTKWFQPTKPLEVGDVVLVVDENKRNGWKRGRIIEVHRGKDEQVRRAVVQTNDGVLKRPATKLAVLDVQQDRKTDPEAHGRGNVANRCNQAERNVCSRRSPTHAELSPEKRVHGSAA, translated from the coding sequence ATGGGGGAGATTGAAAAACACCCTCACCGCCCTACCGACGAAGTACTCGAGACGGTTATGCTGGAGGCTGAAGCTATCGTGAATTCGCGACCTCTCACGTACATTCCACTCGACAACGAAGGGACAGATGCCCTCACCCCGAACCACTTCCTATTGTACGGTAACCAAGGAATAGTTCAACCGAGATCGGCGACGCGACTCGAGGGCGCTACTCTACGGGATAGCTGGAAACTCACGCAATATCTGGTGGACCAATTCTGGAAACGCTGGGTACGGGAGTACCTACCCACCCTTACGAGACGTACAAAATGGTTCCAACCCACCAAACCTCTGGAGGTAGGTGACGTAGTGCTGGTAGTCGACGAGAACAAGCGCAACGGATGGAAAAGAGGACGCATCATCGAGGTTCATCGAGGAAAAGACGAGCAAGTGCGGCGTGCTGTGGTGCAGACAAACGACGGCGTCCTCAAGCGACCAGCAACCAAGCTGGCTGTCCTGGACGTTCAGCAGGACCGGAAGACGGATCCGGAAGCACACGGGAGGGGGAATGTTGCAAACCGCTGTAACCAAGCAGAACGTAACGTGTGCTCCAGACGATCCCCAACTCACGCTGAACTGTCACCGGAGAAGAGGGTCCACGGAAGCGCAGCATAA